The Malus domestica chromosome 06, GDT2T_hap1 genome has a segment encoding these proteins:
- the LOC103400665 gene encoding auxin response factor 9-like isoform X1 has protein sequence MANREGGDLYPELWKACAGPLVDVPRVQERVLYFPQGHMEQLEASTPTNQELNQGIPQFNLPSKILCHVVNVSLLAEQETDEVYAQITLIPDANQTEPTSPDPCLAEPQRPAVHSFCKVLTASDTSTHGGFSVLRKHATECLPPLDMTQATPTQELVAKDLHGYEWRFKHIFRGQPRRHLLTTGWSTFVTSKRLSAGDSFVFLRGVNGELRVGVRRLARQQSSMPSSVISSQSMHVGVLATASHALATQTLFVVYYKPRTSQFIIGLNKYLEAVNNKFSVGIRFKMRFEGEDAPERRFSGTIVGLEDISPHWADSKWRSLKVHWDESASIPRPDKVSPWEIEPFVASVPPSLPQPAVVKNKRPRPPTEIPGLDAMSSTASAMWNSGLSQSHDKSPPSVSAEGKRSENHVGWQHQQADVISNNSVPRIQTDVGWLSSQAGGSPHMFQETMEDSKSASAWPVFSGYSTPNSSKLKNDSMFDHVEKEKKTETATSCRIFGIDFTSHSTSSPAMEKVPLQPISGSTGTPEGRVSNMLATESDQKSDLSKTSKEGKPGQLQLSPKETQSKHSCSMSARSRTKVQMQGIAVGRAVDLTTLEGYDQLIDELEEMFDIKGQIRPGNIWQIVFTDNEGDMMLMGDDPWSEFCDMVKRIFICSSQNMKKISAGCKLPMSSQEVEGGPVISSD, from the exons AACAAATCAGGAACTGAATCAAGGGATTCCGCAGTTCAATCTTCCCTCGAAGATTCTTTGCCACGTCGTTAACGTTAGCCTACTG GCTGAGCAGGAAACAGATGAGGTTTATGCACAGATTACTTTAATTCCAGATGCAAAT CAAACGGAACCTACTAGTCCTGATCCATGCCTTGCTGAACCTCAAAGACCTGCAGTTCACTCATTCTGCAAAGTTTTAACTGCCTCTGATACGAGCACCCATGGCGGGTTTTCTGTTCTTCGGAAACACGCCACTGAATGCCTTCCTCCACTG GACATGACCCAGGCAACCCCAACTCAGGAATTGGTTGCCAAGGATCTTCATGGTTACGAGTGGCGATTTAAGCATATTTTCAGAG GTCAACCACGGAGGCACTTGCTTACAACAGGATGGAGTACTTTTGTCACCTCCAAGAGATTAAGTGCTGGAGATTCCTTTGTATTTCTCAG AGGGGTCAACGGGGAGTTACGTGTTGGAGTTAGACGTCTTGCTCGTCAGCAGAGCAGCATGCCGTCATCTGTGATCTCGAGTCAAAGCATGCATGTAGGGGtgctcgcaactgcatctcatgcACTTGCAACCCAAACTCTTTTTGTCGTCTATTATAAACCAAG GACTAGTCAGTTCATTATTGGTTTGAACAAGTATTTGGAGGCTGTCAACAATAAGTTTTCAGTCGGAATTAGATTCAAAATGAGGTTCGAGGGGGAGGATGCTCCTGAGAGAAG GTTTTCAGGCACAATTGTTGGTCTTGAAGATATATCTCCTCACTGGGCAGATTCAAAATGGCGATCACTTAAA GTTCACTGGGACGAATCTGCATCCATTCCAAGGCCTGACAAGGTATCGCCTTGGGAGATAGAACCTTTTGTGGCGTCTGTACCTCCAAGCCTTCCTCAACCAGCTGTGGTGAAGAACAAAAGGCCTCGACCACCCACTGAAATCCCAGGTCTTG ATGCAATGAGTTCAACAGCGTCAGCTATGTGGAATTCTGGGCTGTCACAGTCCCATGACAAGTCACCACCGAGTGTCTCTGCTGAAGGCAAAAGAAGTGAAAATCATGTCGGATGGCAACACCAACAGGCAGATGTGATCAGCAACAACTCTGTTCCAAGGATTCAGACTGATGTGGGATGGTTGTCTTCTCAGGCAGGTGGTTCTCCGCACATGTTTCAGGAAACAATGGAGGATAGTAAAAGTGCTTCTGCTTGGCCTGTTTTCTCTGGATATTCGACTCCAAACTCATCAAAGCTGAAAAATGACTCAATGTTTGACCATGttgaaaaagagaagaaaactgAGACAGCTACTAGTTGTCGAATCTTTGGAATAGACTTTACAAGTCATTCTACAAGCTCCCCTGCCATGGAGAAGGTACCTCTGCAACCAATTAGTGGATCTACTGGAACACCTGAAGGACGTGTTAGTAACATGTTAGCAACCGAGTCAGACCAGAAATCTGACCTTTCAAAGACTTCTAAAGAAGGCAAACCTGGACAGCTGCAACTATCACCGAAGGAAACACAGAGCAAGCATAGTTGCTCTATGTCCGCCAGAAGTCGCACCAAG GTTCAAATGCAGGGGATAGCTGTTGGCCGAGCAGTGGACTTGACGACGTTGGAAGGATATGATCAGCTTATAGATGAACTGGAGGAGATGTTTGACATCAAGGGACAGATTCGCCCCGGCAACATTTGGCAAATTGTCTTTACTGATAATGAAGGAGATATGATGCTTATGGGTGATGACCCGTGGTC GGAATTCTGTGACATGGTGAAAAGAATCTTTATATGTTCGAGTCAAAACATGAAGAAAATTAGCGCCGGCTGCAAACTTCCAATGTCGTCACAAGAAGTTGAAGGGGGACCGGTAATAAGCTCGGACTAA
- the LOC103400665 gene encoding auxin response factor 9-like isoform X2 — protein MANREGGDLYPELWKACAGPLVDVPRVQERVLYFPQGHMEQLEASTPTNQELNQGIPQFNLPSKILCHVVNVSLLAEQETDEVYAQITLIPDANQTEPTSPDPCLAEPQRPAVHSFCKVLTASDTSTHGGFSVLRKHATECLPPLDMTQATPTQELVAKDLHGYEWRFKHIFRGQPRRHLLTTGWSTFVTSKRLSAGDSFVFLRGVNGELRVGVRRLARQQSSMPSSVISSQSMHVGVLATASHALATQTLFVVYYKPRTSQFIIGLNKYLEAVNNKFSVGIRFKMRFEGEDAPERRFSGTIVGLEDISPHWADSKWRSLKVHWDESASIPRPDKVSPWEIEPFVASVPPSLPQPAVVKNKRPRPPTEIPDAMSSTASAMWNSGLSQSHDKSPPSVSAEGKRSENHVGWQHQQADVISNNSVPRIQTDVGWLSSQAGGSPHMFQETMEDSKSASAWPVFSGYSTPNSSKLKNDSMFDHVEKEKKTETATSCRIFGIDFTSHSTSSPAMEKVPLQPISGSTGTPEGRVSNMLATESDQKSDLSKTSKEGKPGQLQLSPKETQSKHSCSMSARSRTKVQMQGIAVGRAVDLTTLEGYDQLIDELEEMFDIKGQIRPGNIWQIVFTDNEGDMMLMGDDPWSEFCDMVKRIFICSSQNMKKISAGCKLPMSSQEVEGGPVISSD, from the exons AACAAATCAGGAACTGAATCAAGGGATTCCGCAGTTCAATCTTCCCTCGAAGATTCTTTGCCACGTCGTTAACGTTAGCCTACTG GCTGAGCAGGAAACAGATGAGGTTTATGCACAGATTACTTTAATTCCAGATGCAAAT CAAACGGAACCTACTAGTCCTGATCCATGCCTTGCTGAACCTCAAAGACCTGCAGTTCACTCATTCTGCAAAGTTTTAACTGCCTCTGATACGAGCACCCATGGCGGGTTTTCTGTTCTTCGGAAACACGCCACTGAATGCCTTCCTCCACTG GACATGACCCAGGCAACCCCAACTCAGGAATTGGTTGCCAAGGATCTTCATGGTTACGAGTGGCGATTTAAGCATATTTTCAGAG GTCAACCACGGAGGCACTTGCTTACAACAGGATGGAGTACTTTTGTCACCTCCAAGAGATTAAGTGCTGGAGATTCCTTTGTATTTCTCAG AGGGGTCAACGGGGAGTTACGTGTTGGAGTTAGACGTCTTGCTCGTCAGCAGAGCAGCATGCCGTCATCTGTGATCTCGAGTCAAAGCATGCATGTAGGGGtgctcgcaactgcatctcatgcACTTGCAACCCAAACTCTTTTTGTCGTCTATTATAAACCAAG GACTAGTCAGTTCATTATTGGTTTGAACAAGTATTTGGAGGCTGTCAACAATAAGTTTTCAGTCGGAATTAGATTCAAAATGAGGTTCGAGGGGGAGGATGCTCCTGAGAGAAG GTTTTCAGGCACAATTGTTGGTCTTGAAGATATATCTCCTCACTGGGCAGATTCAAAATGGCGATCACTTAAA GTTCACTGGGACGAATCTGCATCCATTCCAAGGCCTGACAAGGTATCGCCTTGGGAGATAGAACCTTTTGTGGCGTCTGTACCTCCAAGCCTTCCTCAACCAGCTGTGGTGAAGAACAAAAGGCCTCGACCACCCACTGAAATCCCAG ATGCAATGAGTTCAACAGCGTCAGCTATGTGGAATTCTGGGCTGTCACAGTCCCATGACAAGTCACCACCGAGTGTCTCTGCTGAAGGCAAAAGAAGTGAAAATCATGTCGGATGGCAACACCAACAGGCAGATGTGATCAGCAACAACTCTGTTCCAAGGATTCAGACTGATGTGGGATGGTTGTCTTCTCAGGCAGGTGGTTCTCCGCACATGTTTCAGGAAACAATGGAGGATAGTAAAAGTGCTTCTGCTTGGCCTGTTTTCTCTGGATATTCGACTCCAAACTCATCAAAGCTGAAAAATGACTCAATGTTTGACCATGttgaaaaagagaagaaaactgAGACAGCTACTAGTTGTCGAATCTTTGGAATAGACTTTACAAGTCATTCTACAAGCTCCCCTGCCATGGAGAAGGTACCTCTGCAACCAATTAGTGGATCTACTGGAACACCTGAAGGACGTGTTAGTAACATGTTAGCAACCGAGTCAGACCAGAAATCTGACCTTTCAAAGACTTCTAAAGAAGGCAAACCTGGACAGCTGCAACTATCACCGAAGGAAACACAGAGCAAGCATAGTTGCTCTATGTCCGCCAGAAGTCGCACCAAG GTTCAAATGCAGGGGATAGCTGTTGGCCGAGCAGTGGACTTGACGACGTTGGAAGGATATGATCAGCTTATAGATGAACTGGAGGAGATGTTTGACATCAAGGGACAGATTCGCCCCGGCAACATTTGGCAAATTGTCTTTACTGATAATGAAGGAGATATGATGCTTATGGGTGATGACCCGTGGTC GGAATTCTGTGACATGGTGAAAAGAATCTTTATATGTTCGAGTCAAAACATGAAGAAAATTAGCGCCGGCTGCAAACTTCCAATGTCGTCACAAGAAGTTGAAGGGGGACCGGTAATAAGCTCGGACTAA
- the LOC103400666 gene encoding probable E3 ubiquitin-protein ligase RHA4A, whose translation MASLPQTPNSPSNSHLYPQALQLKLYQAFIFSIPILFSIILFLLFYLFYLKRRASALLSSSQPVLPRSNNYNLQAAPTTYYVSTDCPVGLKGELKEKLQTILFDEEQRKKDSQCCVCLGEFEMEEELLQVRSCKHVFHVDCIHHWLHNNTTCPLCRCTVIPISTKLDSPAPPPAAAGVSDPVVQQQHHSIIISHQSPGSIVLLDQQNQQQQHQTGNNAISGVTTPTEEGSSSDQSSSILRDSGCLPGYYTNQDLREPVVVYIQTHDS comes from the exons ATGGCCAGTCTTCCTCAAACTCCAAACAGCCCTAGTAATTCTCACCTTTATCCTCAAGCACTCCAACTTAAACTTTACCAGGCCTTCATATTCTCGATTCCTATCCTTTTTTCCATCATCCTTTTTCTCCTCTTCTACTTGTTCTACCTCAAAAGAAGGGCTTCCGCTCTCTTATCATCTTCTCAACCAGTTCTTCCAAGGAGTAATAACTATAATCTTCAAGCTGCACCTACCACATATTATGTTTCCACt GATTGTCCGGTGGGTTTGAAGGGGGAGCTCAAGGAGAAGCTTCAAACAATTTTATTTGATGAAGAACAAAGGAAAAAGGATTCACA ATGCTGTGTTTGCTTGGGGGAATTCGAAATGGAAGAAGAGTTGCTGCAAGTGCGATCATGCAAACACGTGTTTCATGTTGATTGCATACATCACTGGCTGCATAACAACACAACTTGCCCACTTTGCAGATGCACTGTGATTCCAATCAGTACCAAACTTGATAGTCCTGCACCACCACCTGCAGCTGCTGGTGTGTCCGACCCAGTAGTACAACAGCAGCACCATAGCATAATAATATCCCATCAGAGTCCAGGTAGTATTGTATTGTTGGACCAACAAAATCAGCAACAACAGCATCAAACGGGCAATAATGCTATTTCTGGTGTAACAACACCAACTGAAGAAGGTTCATCAAGTGACCAAAGTAGTTCGATTTTAAGGGACTCTGGGTGTTTACCTGGGTACTATACTAATCAAGATTTGAGAGAACCAGTCGTTGTCTATATCCAAACTCATGATTCATAA
- the LOC103400674 gene encoding small ribosomal subunit protein bS6c, whose product MASTSSLISSLSPSSNFPFFPKTISQIPSLPQAVSFPLFNRTGPNPSPRLTANVQSLEFSGSFFEGGFQSEDDPTSPPGSGLTAVEEKEEPPCPPGLRQYETMAVLRPDMSEDERLTLTQKYEELLIAGGGMYVEVFNRGVIPLAYGIQKKNKAGESNTYLDGIYLLFTYFTKPESLEVLEANLKADDNVIRSMSFKIRKRKY is encoded by the exons ATGGCTTCCACTTCTTCCCTCATTTCATCTCTTTCCCCTTCATCAAATTTCCCGTTTTTCCCCAAAACAATTTCCCAAATCCCATCTCTACCCCAAGCCGTCTCCTTCCCTCTCTTTAACCGAACCGGACCGAATCCCAGTCCGCGCCTAACCGCCAATGTCCAGTCCCTGGAGTTCTCGGGCTCGTTTTTTGAGGGCGGGTTCCAATCGGAGGACGACCCGACTTCCCCGCCCGGGTCGGGCTTGACCGCCgtggaggagaaggaggagccCCCGTGCCCACCGGGGCTCCGACAGTACGAGACCATGGCGGTGCTCAGACCCGACATGTCCGAGGATGAAAGACTTACTCTTACCCAGAAGTACGAGGAG TTGCTAATAGCCGGGGGTGGCATGTACGTGGAGGTCTTCAACAGAGGGGTAATTCCACTAGCCTATGGCATCCAGAAGAAAAACAAAGCCGGAGAGTCCAACACTTACCTGGATGGTATCTACCTCCTCTTTACCTACTTCACAAAACCTGAATCTCTTGAAGTTCTTGAAGCAAATCTGAAGGCTGATGATAATGTCATCCGATCGATGAGCTTCAAAATAAGGAAGAGGAAGTACTAG
- the LOC103418393 gene encoding alcohol dehydrogenase 1-like, whose protein sequence is MVTKPAEQTPLSALYCAHLAKLVGVPNGVFNVITGFGKTASAATNHHMDIDKAAAKSNMKQVSLELGGKSPLVIFDDADINMAADLALLGILFNQILLFPSSIPIPPFFNRIDRISLPLSLDLSTQYVFLFSIQFEFHNFSNQSNRSNRISTGDLLSIDSLELEFPSAVAWEAGKPLSIEEVEVAPPQKHEVRLKILFTSLCHTDVYFWEAKGQQPLFPRIFCHEAGGVVESVGEGVTELQPGDHVLPVFTGECKECAHCKSKESNMCDLLRINTDRGTMINDGQSRFSKDGKPIYHCLGTSTFSEYTVCHVRSVAKINPAAPLDKVCVCSCGICTGFGATVNVAKPKKGSSIAIFGLGAVSLAAAEGARVSGCSRI, encoded by the exons ATGGTCACCAAACCTGCTGAGCAAACACCTCTATCTGCATTATACTGTGCGCATCTGGCTAAGTTG GTTGGTGTTCCTAACGGAGTGTTCAATGTCATAACCGGATTTGGAAAGACTGCTAGTGCTGCCACCAACCATCATATGGACATTGACAAA GCTGCAGCAAAGAGCAATATGAAACAAGTTTCACTTGAACTAGGAGGCAAATCACCCCTTGTGATTTTTGATGATGCTGATATAAATATGGCTGCTGATCTTGCTCTCTTGGGAATCCTTTTCAATCAG ATCCTTTTATTTCCAAGTTCAATTCCAATTCCTCCATTTTTCAATCGAATCGATcgaatctctctccctctctctctcgatctctccACCCAAtatgtatttttgttttcaattcaatttgagTTCCACAATTTTTCAAATCAATCGAATCGATCGAATCGGATAAGCACGGGCGACCTTCTCAGCATCGATTCTCTGGAGCTCGAGTTCCCCT CCGCGGTGGCATGGGAAGCGGGGAAGCCACTGTCAATTGAGGAAGTGGAGGTGGCCCCACCGCAGAAACATGAAGTTCGCTTGAAGATCCTCTTCACCTCTCTTTGCCACACCGATGTCTACTTCTGGGAAGCCAAA GGACAACAACCGCTGTTTCCTCGCATTTTTTGTCATGAAGCTGGAGG AGTTGTGGAAAGCGTAGGCGAGGGCGTAACTGAACTCCAGCCGGGTGACCACGTCCTCCCTGTGTTCACTGGAGAGTGCAAGGAGTGCGCGCACTGTAAGTCGAAGGAAAGCAACATGTGTGATCTGCTGAGGATCAATACTGATAGGGGTACCATGATCAATGATGGCCAGTCCAGGTTCTCCAAGGATGGAAAACCAATTTATCACTGTTTAGGTACTTCTACCTTCAGTGAATACACTGTTTGTCATGTTCGTTCCGTTGCTAAGATCAACCCGGCTGCTCCCCTTGACAAAGTTTGTGTTTGTAGTTGCGGAATATGCACAG GTTTTGGCGCAACTGTGAATGTTGCAAAACCGAAAAAGGGTTCATCTATTGCCATCTTTGGATTGGGAGCTGTTAGTCTTGCT GCTGCTGAAGGTGCAAGGGTTTCGGGCTGTTCAAGGATATAG